In Amycolatopsis sp. FBCC-B4732, the genomic stretch TCACGGCTCTACCTGGACGTCGGGTCGCACCCCGAGTACGCGACGGCCGAGTGCGACGACCTCGTCCAGCTGGTCACGCACGACAAGGCCGGGGAGCGCATCCTCGAGGACCTGCTGGTCGACGCCGAACGGCGGCTCGCCGACGAGGGCATCGGCGGCGACATCTTCCTGTTCAAGAACAACACCGACTCCGCGGGCAACTCCTACGGCTGCCACGAGAACTACCTGGTGACCCGCGCGGGTGAGTTCTCCCGGATCGCGGATGTGCTCCTGCCCTTCCTGGTGACCCGGCAGCTCATCTGCGGCGCCGGGAAGGTGCTCCAGACGCCGCGCGGGGCGGTCTACTGCCTCTCCCAGCGTGCGGAACACATCTGGGAGGGCGTCTCGAGCGCGACCACCCGCTCGCGGCCGATCATCAACACCCGCGACGAGCCGCACGCCGACGCCGAGCGCTACCGGCGCCTGCACGTCATCGTCGGCGACTCGAACATGGCCGAGCCGACGACCATGCTCAAGGTCGGCTCGGCGAACCTGGTGCTCGAGATGATCGAGGCCGGCGTCCAGTTCCGCGACTTCACCCTGGACAACCCGATCCGGGCGATCCGCGAGATCAGCCACGACCTCACCGGCCGCCGCCAGGTGCGCCTCGCCGGCGGGCGCGAGGCGTCGGCGCTGGACATCCAGCGCGAATACCACGCCCGGGCCGTCCAGCACCTCAAGGAGAACGGCACGACGCCGGCGAACGAGCGCGTGATCGAGCTGTGGGGCAGGGCGCTCGACGCGGTCGAGCAGCAGGACTTCGGCAAGATCGACACCGAGATCGACTGGGCGATCAAGCACCGGCTGGTCGAGCGCTACCGGCACAAGCACGACCTCGACCTGTCCAGCCCGCGGATCGCGCAGCTCGACCTCGCCTACCATGACATCCGCCGCGGCCGGGGCATCTTCGACCTGCTGCAGCGCAAGGGCCTGGTCCGCCGGGTCACCGACGACGGCGAGATCGAGGCCGCCAAGGACACCCCGCCCCAGACGACCCGCGCGAAGCTGCGCGGCGACTTCATCGCCGCCGCCCAGGCCGCGGGCCGCGACTTCACGGTCGACTGGGTGCACCTGAAGCTGAACGACCAGGCCCAGCGCACGGTCCTGTGCAAGGACCCGTTCCGCTCGGTCGACGAGCGCGTGGAACGCCTGATCAGCTCGCTCTAGTCCGGCGCACCCGCCCGGTGTCCCTACGAAAGTCGCCGGGCGGGTGCGGCAGGATCGCCTCATGCGTGTCGTGCTGCTCGTGCTCGCCCTGCTGGTCTCCGTCGCGGCACCGGCTTCGGCGGGGGAGCACCCGCCGAAGTGGGAGCTGAAACCGACCGGCGTCACCGCTCAGTTCCGCGGCCTCTCCGCGGTCAGCGCCCGCGTCGCGTGGGTCAGCGGGACCCAGGGGACCGTCCTGCGCACCACCGACGGCGGGGCCACCTGGAAGTCCGTCGGGCCGCCCGGCACCGAGACCCTCCAGTTCCGCGACATCGAGGCCTTCGACGCCGACCACGCCGTGACGCTGTCGATCGGTCCCGGCACCGATTCACGCGTCTACCGGACCGACGACGGCGGTGCGCACTGGCGCCTTGCGTTCCAGAACACCGACGCGGCCGCGTTCTACGACTGCCTCGCCTTCTTCGACCCGTGGCGCGGCCTGGCGATGAGCGACCCGGTCGACGGGCACTTCCGCGTGCAGGCCACCTTCGACGGCGGCCGCAGCTGGCGGCAGGTCCCCGACAGCGGCTTCCCGCCCGCCCTGCCCGGCGAGGCGGGCTTCGCGGCCAGCGGTCAGTGCATCACCACCTCGGGGCCGTTCGACGCCTGGCTCGCGACCGGCGGCGGTGCCACCGCCCGCGTCCTGCACTCCGGTGACGGCGGCCGCCACTGGACCGCCTCCGGCACGCCGTTGCCGAGCAGTCCCTCGGCGGGCGTGTTCGCCCTCGCCTTCCGCTCGCTGTCACAGGGGGTCGCGATCGGCGGCGACTTCGCGAGCCCGGACGCGCCCGGCCCGGCCGTCGCGCTGACCCGCGACCGCGGCCGCACCTGGACCACCCCGGGGCAGTACCCCGCCGGGTACCGCTCCGGGCTGGCCTGGCGCGGCGGGACCGTGCTCGCGGTCGGCCCCGGTGGCAGCGACCTCAGCCCCGACGGCGGCCGGCACTGGACCCGGTTCGACGACGGCAGCTTCGACAGCGTCGACTGCGCCGGCGCGGCCTGCTGGGCCAGTGGTGTCCAAGGCCGCGTCGCCCGCCTGAGCCGCTAGAGCACCTGGCCGGTCGGGCGGACCATGATCTCGTTGACGTCGACCGAGGGCGGCTGCTGGAGGGCGTACAGCACCGCGCGGGCGACGTCCCCGGCCGCCAGCATCGGCTTCGTGCGCTGCTCGTCGGTGAGGATGTCGGTGTCGGTGATGCCCGGGTTGATCAGCGTGACCCGGACGCCGGTGCCGACGGCCTCCTCACGGATCGCGCCCGCCATCCCGGTCACCGCCCACTTCGTCGCCGAGTAGAGGCTGGCGTTGCGGATGTAGCGGCCCGCGACCGAGCCGGTGATCAGCAGGTGCCCGGCGGTTCCCTTCAGCGCGGGCAGCACCGCGCGGGCGGTGTAGGCGGCGCCGAGGACGTTGGTGCGCACCATCTCCTCCCACGCCCGCGGATCGGGGTCGTCGTCGCCGAAGAACGACGTCCCGACGCCGATCCCGGCGTTGGCGAAGGCCGCGTCGAGCCGCCCGAACCGCTCGACGGCCCGCGTGACGGCCCCGGAGACGCTCGGCCAGTCGCCGACGTCGGCGCCGAGCGCGAGGGCCCGGTCTTCGCCCAGCTCGGCGGCGAGCGCCGTGACGGACTCGGCCCTGCGCGCCACGAGCGCGACCTTGAACCCGGCTTCGGCGGCCAGCCGCGCGGTGGCGGCGCCGAGCCCGCGCGAGGCACCGGTGATGAGGAGTACGCGATCATCCATGCCGTCCAGGCTAGGGAGTCAGGACGAGCCTGCCACGCACCCCGCCCGCGGCCAGCCGTTCGTGCGCTTCCGGGGCTTTCTCGAGCGGGAGGACGCCGGCGACCCGTGGCCGGAGGGTCGTGGCCAGCCCGGCGAGCCGTTCGCCGTCGGCGCGGATCCACACGGTGCGGACGCGGACGCCGCGCAGCGGGATCGGGGCGGCCCCGGCGGCGAAAGCGACGAACTCGCCGCCGCCCCGGACGGCGTCGAGCGCGTCCAGCCCGAGGAGCGCGGTGTCGAGGACGGCGTCCACCCCGCCGGGGACCAGAGCTCGCACGCGTTCACCGAGGTCCCGGCCGCGCGGGACGAACTCGTCGGCGCCGAACCCCCGGACGATGGCCTCGTCGGCTTCGCCCGCGACGGCGACGACCTGGCGCCCCCGGGCGTGCGCGAGGGCGACGGCGTACCCGCCGACCGCGCCCGCCGCCCCGGTGACCAGCACGGCCCCGGCGCTCTCGACGAGGTCGAGCGCCTGGGCCGCGGTCAGCGCGTTGAGCGGGAGGGTGGCGGCTTCGACGGGGGAGACGCCAGGGGGCGCGAGAGCGACGGCGGAGGCGTCGAGAACGACGTAGTCGGCGTAGGCGCCGAGCGGGAGCGCGATCCGGTCGCGCAGGCCGAGCACGGTGTCCCCGGGCCGGAACCGCGCGCCCGGGCCGGCGGCGTCGACGTCACCCGCGACGTCCCAGCCCAGGCCGAGCACCTCCCGCGGCGGGATCACGCCCGCTGCGGTCAGGATCCCGGCCCGCGTCGCGAGGTCGACCGGGTTGACCGCGGCCGCCGCCACCCGGATCCGCACCTGCCCCGGACCCGGCTCCGGCACCGGGACTTCAGCCACCTCCAGTACCGCCGGGCCACCGAACCGCCGGACCACCACCGCGCGCATCCTCTGCTCCCTCACGATCGGACCTCCTTCCCCGCGACCGTATGGGGAGCTACTCTCCAACGGGAAGTACGCACTCGCAGGTTCCCCCCGTACCAGGAGGTTCGCCCGGTGCCCACGCGCACGGCGGAACAGCGGCGGCACGCCGAAAAGGCCGCCTACGACGCCTACCTCGCCGCCTGCCCGACCCGGAAGCTGCTGGACGAGATCGCCGGCAAGTGGGTCAGCCTGATCCTGGTCGCGCTCGGTGACGGGCCGCAGCGCTACAGCGACCTTTCGCGGCGCATCGCCGGCGTCAGCCAGAAGATGCTCACCCAGACCCTGCGGGTGCTCGAACGCGACGGTCTCGTGCACCGCGAGGTGACGCCTTCGGTTCCCGTCCGCGTCGACTATTCCCTTACGCCACTGGGGGAATCGCTGCGCGCGCTGGTGGCCGGGTTCAAGGACTGGGCGGAGGCGAACTTCGACGCCGTCGACGCCGCGCGCACCGATTACGACGCGCGTACACCGGACCTCACGATCGGGCCGGGCGGCGCGGGCTAGGCTCTACCGGGTGTCCACCGCCCGCGCCGAACGGCTGGTCAACCTCGTGCTGGCCCTCCTGTCCACCCGGCAGTACCTGACCGCCGAGCGGATCCGCGGCATCGTGCCCGGTTACGGCGACGCGGCGAGCGACGAGGCCTACTTCCGGATGTTCGAGCGGGACAAGACCGAGCTCCGCGAACTCGGCATCCCCCTGGAGACCGGCCGCAACTCCGCGTTCGACGCCATCG encodes the following:
- the pafA gene encoding Pup--protein ligase, producing the protein MQRRIFGIETEFGVTCTFHGQRRLSPDEVARYLFRRVVSWGRSSNVFLSNGSRLYLDVGSHPEYATAECDDLVQLVTHDKAGERILEDLLVDAERRLADEGIGGDIFLFKNNTDSAGNSYGCHENYLVTRAGEFSRIADVLLPFLVTRQLICGAGKVLQTPRGAVYCLSQRAEHIWEGVSSATTRSRPIINTRDEPHADAERYRRLHVIVGDSNMAEPTTMLKVGSANLVLEMIEAGVQFRDFTLDNPIRAIREISHDLTGRRQVRLAGGREASALDIQREYHARAVQHLKENGTTPANERVIELWGRALDAVEQQDFGKIDTEIDWAIKHRLVERYRHKHDLDLSSPRIAQLDLAYHDIRRGRGIFDLLQRKGLVRRVTDDGEIEAAKDTPPQTTRAKLRGDFIAAAQAAGRDFTVDWVHLKLNDQAQRTVLCKDPFRSVDERVERLISSL
- a CDS encoding oxidoreductase, producing MRVVLLVLALLVSVAAPASAGEHPPKWELKPTGVTAQFRGLSAVSARVAWVSGTQGTVLRTTDGGATWKSVGPPGTETLQFRDIEAFDADHAVTLSIGPGTDSRVYRTDDGGAHWRLAFQNTDAAAFYDCLAFFDPWRGLAMSDPVDGHFRVQATFDGGRSWRQVPDSGFPPALPGEAGFAASGQCITTSGPFDAWLATGGGATARVLHSGDGGRHWTASGTPLPSSPSAGVFALAFRSLSQGVAIGGDFASPDAPGPAVALTRDRGRTWTTPGQYPAGYRSGLAWRGGTVLAVGPGGSDLSPDGGRHWTRFDDGSFDSVDCAGAACWASGVQGRVARLSR
- a CDS encoding SDR family oxidoreductase, which gives rise to MDDRVLLITGASRGLGAATARLAAEAGFKVALVARRAESVTALAAELGEDRALALGADVGDWPSVSGAVTRAVERFGRLDAAFANAGIGVGTSFFGDDDPDPRAWEEMVRTNVLGAAYTARAVLPALKGTAGHLLITGSVAGRYIRNASLYSATKWAVTGMAGAIREEAVGTGVRVTLINPGITDTDILTDEQRTKPMLAAGDVARAVLYALQQPPSVDVNEIMVRPTGQVL
- a CDS encoding NADP-dependent oxidoreductase, translated to MRAVVVRRFGGPAVLEVAEVPVPEPGPGQVRIRVAAAAVNPVDLATRAGILTAAGVIPPREVLGLGWDVAGDVDAAGPGARFRPGDTVLGLRDRIALPLGAYADYVVLDASAVALAPPGVSPVEAATLPLNALTAAQALDLVESAGAVLVTGAAGAVGGYAVALAHARGRQVVAVAGEADEAIVRGFGADEFVPRGRDLGERVRALVPGGVDAVLDTALLGLDALDAVRGGGEFVAFAAGAAPIPLRGVRVRTVWIRADGERLAGLATTLRPRVAGVLPLEKAPEAHERLAAGGVRGRLVLTP
- a CDS encoding helix-turn-helix domain-containing protein produces the protein MPTRTAEQRRHAEKAAYDAYLAACPTRKLLDEIAGKWVSLILVALGDGPQRYSDLSRRIAGVSQKMLTQTLRVLERDGLVHREVTPSVPVRVDYSLTPLGESLRALVAGFKDWAEANFDAVDAARTDYDARTPDLTIGPGGAG